From the genome of Psychrilyobacter atlanticus DSM 19335, one region includes:
- a CDS encoding LptF/LptG family permease → MKKIDRYIIVKFIKSVLLSLFAFIGIFVLSQIFKVINYVTSGRMTSIEGAKYMAALVPGILVQVSPLAALLGGLITINKMASSLEVIALKTSGISFRRIVLLPIIATFIMAGGVFYISNSLQPEGLKVARELKRKNQIDEDQIPVEKSNVYLRGNGDYIYHFDYINREENIAKGVEVVILNKNFDAIKSIITAKSARYTDGGRWELDRANENKIDEKKVVFHKTYTNLQLKDEPKLFLTPKYRKEELSLTELKRIALLLRKTGGEAKEFDVEFHKRIAYPFACVVIGILGLALGSRYVRGSSAINIALSIAFGYGYYIVQASFEAVAMGGILSPLIGAWMPNLIFIGIGLVAMNKAEY, encoded by the coding sequence ATGAAAAAAATAGATAGATATATAATAGTTAAATTTATAAAATCAGTTCTATTGTCCCTCTTTGCTTTCATAGGGATTTTCGTACTATCCCAGATTTTTAAAGTGATAAACTATGTTACTTCCGGAAGGATGACAAGTATTGAAGGTGCCAAATATATGGCAGCATTAGTTCCTGGTATATTGGTGCAGGTATCGCCTCTAGCAGCATTATTAGGGGGATTGATAACAATAAATAAGATGGCCAGCAGTTTAGAGGTTATAGCCTTAAAAACTTCTGGAATCAGTTTTAGAAGGATAGTTCTTCTGCCTATAATTGCTACATTTATTATGGCAGGAGGAGTTTTTTATATCAGTAATTCTTTGCAGCCGGAAGGCTTAAAGGTAGCCAGAGAGTTAAAGAGAAAGAATCAAATAGATGAAGATCAGATCCCTGTTGAAAAAAGCAATGTATATCTCAGAGGGAATGGAGATTATATCTACCATTTTGACTATATAAATAGAGAAGAAAATATAGCCAAAGGGGTGGAAGTTGTAATTTTAAATAAAAACTTTGATGCCATAAAATCTATAATCACAGCTAAGTCAGCCAGATATACTGACGGCGGCAGATGGGAATTAGATAGGGCCAATGAAAATAAGATAGATGAAAAAAAAGTAGTTTTTCATAAAACCTATACAAATTTACAGTTAAAGGATGAACCTAAATTATTCCTGACTCCTAAATACAGAAAAGAGGAATTAAGTTTAACGGAATTAAAAAGGATAGCACTGCTTCTTCGTAAAACCGGAGGAGAAGCTAAGGAATTTGATGTAGAATTTCATAAGAGGATAGCTTATCCATTTGCCTGTGTTGTTATAGGAATCTTGGGTCTGGCTCTCGGAAGTAGGTATGTAAGAGGTTCGTCGGCTATAAATATAGCTCTTAGTATTGCTTTTGGTTATGGGTACTATATTGTTCAGGCTAGTTTTGAAGCGGTAGCCATGGGAGGGATTTTATCTCCCCTTATTGGAGCATGGATGCCTAACCTTATCTTTATAGGTATAGGACTGGTAGCGATGAATAAGGCAGAATATTAA